The sequence below is a genomic window from Ignavibacteriales bacterium.
GCTCATCAGGACTTGAGTATAGCATTTTACCGGGCGATGCTGATGGTAATATTCTTCCGCCAGCAGGAAGTCCAAACTATTTTTTTTGGCATGTTGATGGCACCTATTACGGCGGACTTGATAGATTAATGTATCGCTCTTGTACTGTAAATTGGATAACTCCTTTAAGTTCTACAATGTCTGCACAGGTGAATTTAAATGTTAACGCGTTTGATGAACGAATGTGCAATAACAGCAGAAACTGTATCCCACAATTCGGAACAACCAGAGGTTTGGATGCATTCTCTGGAGGACTGATGCATAGAACCCAATATAGAAATTTTGGAACGTACCAGACTATGGTTGCCTGTCATACAATAGATGTTGGCAGTGACAGAGCCGGAATTCGTTGGTATGAGTTAAGAAATACCGGAAGCGGATGGAGCGTATATCAACAAGGAACTTTTTCTCCTGGGACAGAGCATAGATGGATGGGTAGTATCGCAATGGACGGTAATGGCAATATCGCGCTCGGTTATTCAATATCAAGCACAGCAATGTATCCATCATTAAGATATACAGGACGGGCTTTTTCTGATCCGCTTGGAACAATGACTGTCGCTGAACAAACAATAATTAATGGAACCGGCAATCAAACAGGAACAGCATCACGTTGGGGTGATTATTCAATGATGTCAATTGATCCTGTTGACGATGCGACATTCTGGTATACGAATGAGTATATACAAACTTCCGGAATTGCCAACTGGCGAACGAGGATTGCATCCTTTCAATTAGCTACACTAAATTTAAACACCCCTGATGGTGGTGAAAGATGGGCATACAATACTCTAAACACTGTATTATGGTCATCATTCGGCATTAATAATTTAAGACTCGAATTAAGCACAAATAACGGTTCAACATGGAGTAATGTTACAGGCAGTACTTCTGCAACCGCAGGTACATTTGGTTTTATCGCACCCGATATTCCTGTAGAGACTGCAAGGATAAGAATCAGCGATGTTATAAATAATTTGATGACTGATCAGAGTAGTAACTCATTCTTCATGCCTACAGCAACATTTACTACAACACCGGCTACTGGAAACTCATCTACGAATTTTCCGGGAACGGGTATAACATTTTCAGGAAATGTTACTTCCGCTGCGAGTATTAATGTTTCTTATTACAGAGCTAATAATACCAGTGGGTTGCTTCCATCGGGTGTTGCAGTTGCAAGTCAATACTATTGGATTATATCCGGTTCACAAATGTTATTCTCAAATGGAAAAGTAAGTGTACCATTAGCTTTCCTGATAGGTATTTCTAATCCCAATAACCTGGTCTGGTTAAAGAGAGAAACTAAAGGAGCACCATGGCAGGACATCGGCGGATTTATAAACGGATCAAATCTTGAAAGTGATGTACCGTTCAGTACATTCTCAGAATTTGCCATCGGCTCATCATCAGGTAGTGACCCGCTTCCTGTTGAACTATCCTCATTGAATGCCTTAGCCAAAGGCAGAACAATCGTATTACAATGGAGCACACAATCTGAAATAAATTCATTCAGCTTTGATGTTGAAAGATTATCCGGATCTGAGAACTGGGTTTCAGTTTCAAAAATACCTGCAGGCGGGAACAGTAATTCACCTTTAAACTATTCATTTACTGATAAGGAACTTAATCCTGGTAAGTATTCCTACCGGTTGAAAATGATTGATGCTGATGGTCAGTTTGAATACAGTCAAACCGTTGAAGCAGAAATATTGGTTCCGGATGAATTCGCTTTAAAACAAAATTATCCGAATCCATTTAACCCGACAACCAAAATATCTTTTAACCTGCCTGAAGAAAGTGAAGTTCAGCTTTCGGTTTACAATGCATTGGGTCAAAAGGTAATAGATTTAGTGAATCAGCAATATCCAGCAGGTTTTTATGAGACTGATTTTAATGGTTCAAATCTTACGTCGGGAATCTATTTCTTTACCTTAAATGCTCAAGGATTAGAAGGAGGAACCAGCTATACACAAACGAGAAAAATGCTGCTACTCAAGTAGACATTGCAATTATTAGGATCAAATATAAGCCGGCTGAAGAGTCGGCTTTTTTATTGATTTCGGTATTTATTGAATGTAGTTATTAAAGTCGAATCACTACTTTATTGTATTATATCACTTGAGATATTCACCTGCTATAATGAATTAAGTAAATCATATATCTTCAAAAATAAAATAACTTACCTCTTGCTGAAATGACTGCATTTTTTTAAGTTAAATCTCCAAATCCAAGTAATTCTCCTTCAAATGGGGAAGGTGTCATCAATAAAATAGGAGGTAATCAATGCTCATTAGATTACTTATGCGTAGTTTGATACTTATAGCTATCTGTCTAATCTTTATTTCCCAATCCTTATTATTTGCCCAGACAAAATTAGTTGAGACCAACGAATTTTTCAGAGGAAACCAAATTCTTCCTCAAAGTTCATCAACTGAAATGATGTTGTCTAAATCATCATTACTAAGTATGAGACCGGAACTACAAAAACTTTCTTCCGATCTGGTGCAATTGATTAATCCGGAATTATTACCGGCAGCTACAACATTGGAAGAGCATTGCAACTCATTCATCAGTATGAATGCACTTCAACTTGATTTAAGTAAAAGTAGTTTTACAGAACAGGTGAACAGCGGATCCGTTTATGCATACATTTTTCTTAATAGTTCAACATTAAACGGATTGAATCAGTATTCATTGAGCATCACCGATAGGGATGATAAAAATAATATCGTTGTTGCCTGGATAAAAATTAGTGAGCTTGAAATACTTTCCGGTGACCCGCAGGTAAAGATGATTAGAACAGTTATTCCGCCTGTATTGAATACGGGTTCAGTAACAACACAAGGTGATATTATTCATCGTACTTCAAATGTAAGAAGCATTTTTAGTTATAACGGAACCGGTGTAAATATAGGTGTTGTATCTGATGGTGTTACAAACAGAAGTTCTTCACAGGGTACAGGAGATCTACCTGCTGATGGAAGTGGTTTAACAGTTCTGAATAACAGTCCCGGTGGAAATGAAGGAACAGCAATACTTGAAATTCTTCATGACGTTGTACCGGGTTCAAATTTATTTTTTCATGGAATTGGAACAAACACAGTTTCATTTAACAATGCAATAACAAATCTTGTAAATGCAGGTTGTAAAATAATTGGTGATGATATCGGGTGGATAGATCAACCATTCTTTCAGGATGGTACGGTTGCCTCGCACATCAAATCATTAATCAATTCAAACGATATTATTTATGTCACGTCTGCAGGTAACGGCGCACAAAGTCATTACCAGGGAGATTTTTATCCAATACCTTCTCAGCCCACTCAACATTTTTTCGGGCAAGGTGATTCGACTTCAGGTTTTTATATGTATGCGAATGTTCCAGCTAATCAGAATATTAGAGTTGTACTTCAATGGAACGATCAATTTGGGGCGTCATCAAATGATTATGATTTATATATATATCGTATTAATGCAAATAACAGTTTTGCTCTTGTTGCAAGAAGCGAAGGAATTCAAAATGGAACCCAGGATCCAATAGAATTTATTAATTGGACAAGAGGGAATAATCCGGCTCAATCAAATGATTATGCAATTATTGTTAATAAATATTCCGGAGTTGCAAAAAATCTTGAAGTATTTTTGTATCCGTCAGGATCGGCTTTTAACTATTCCAACAGTATAAAACCGGAAGATGCAATTTATGGTCACGCAGCTTTAAATGAAGTTGTTTCCGTTGGTGCCGTTGATCAGGCAAACCCCGGTGTGATAGAAGTATTTTCTTCACAGGGACCTTCAACAATTACTTTTCCTTTGGCTGAAACAAGACTCACTCCCAAAGTAGTCGGAACTGATTTTGTTTCGGTGACAGGTGCCGGAGGATTCCCCACTTCATTCGGCGGAACTTCTGCTGCAATGCCTCATATACAGGGAGTACTTGCACAGGCATGGAGTAAAGCGGTTACGTTCAACGCGTCACAAATAAAACAAGTTTTGTTTGATTGGTCATTTGATCTTGGCAGTGCTGGTTATGATAATATTTTTGGTTATGGACTTGCTGATGCACTTGAAATTTTTAATAACAATCCTTTGCCTGTTGAACTGTCTTCATTTTCAGTATCAGTCAAAGGCGATAAAAATATTTTAACATGGAAAACCGAAACTGAAATTAATAACTATGGATTTGAAGTTCAGCGGAACATATTCCACGATAGCAAGAAGTGGGGTGAATGGACAAAATGCGGATTTGTCGCAGGTAATGGTAATTCTTACAAACCTGTTACATACAGATTTGAAGATGAAACAGTAAAATCATCCACAGTTAAATACAGGCTTAAACAAATTGATACGGACGGTAAAATTTCTTTTTCAAAAGAGATAGAAATAAAACAACAGCCTGATAATTTTGAATTAAGTCAGAATTATCCAAATCCGTTTAACCCGACAACTATGATTGAGTATTCGCTTCCTGTTCAGAGTGATATAACAATTTCAGTTTACAATCTTCTTGGTCAGCTTGTAACAACATTGATAAGTGATAACCAGGACCCGGGATATTATCAAACCACATTTGACGGTGAAAGACTATCATCCGGAGTTTATATTTACGCAATCGTTGTAAAACCGGTAGATGGTTCCAAGGCATTTTCGCAAACAAGAAAAATGCAGCTAATAAAATAGAAGCAACAAAATGATAAAGAATTTGACCGGCTGAAATGCCGGTCTTTCTGTAAAATTGAGTTAGTAATCAGGTTCTTACCTTTGCCTGAAAAAATATTTATCAGAAAGTTTATAATAAATTATTGAATTGAAGCCCTTATTAGTCTAAATTGTATTAGAAAAAATGGAAAAGATATCCTTTTTTAAAATGAGCGGTGCGGGGAATGATTTTATCCTTATCGATAAAGATAAAAGCCCTGCTTTTGTTCTCGATGCAGCAGCAGTAAAAAAACTTTGTGACAGGCACAATGGAATTGGCGCAGATGGCGTTATTTCAATCGAAAACTCCACTGAGAAAGATTTTAACATGAAATATTTTAATGCTGATGGATCGACGGGAAGCCTTTGCGGTAATGGCGCAAGGTGCGCAATATATTTTGCCGGAATGAGCAACCGATTGAAAAACGGAAGAGCATCCTTTACATCGAATAGTGAAAATTATTCCGGTGAAGTATTGGCAAATGGTAACATTAAGTTTAATCTTAATGCCCCGAAAAAACTTAAATTTAATTTTAAAGTAAAAGCAGCCGATCAGCTATTGAATGTATCTTTTGCAAACACAGGTTCTCCTCATGTACTGATCAATATAAATGAGATTTTAATAAACCCTGCTGATCCGAATTCGTTTTATAAAAGTATCGATGATGTTCCAATATTAAAAATTGGAAAAGAAATAAGATATCACCAGGATTTTTCACCTGATGGAACTAACGTAAATTTCATTGATATCAAAGATGGAAAAGTAATCATCCGCACATATGAACGCGGAGTGGAAAGTGAAACTCTCGCATGCGGTACCGGTTCAGTTGCTGCGGCATTAATTGCTTTTGTAAATCACAAACTCAAACCTCCTGTTACAATTGTTACGCGCGGTGGAGATGAACTGTTTGTTGATTTCAGAGTTGAAAATAAAAAAGTTGTGGATCTTTCATTAACAGGTCCCACGAAAATAATCTATACCGGGGAACTGTTATTAAATAATTTTTTCTAATTAAACGGAGCACAAATGTCAAAAGTTATTTTTTCGATTCAATATGAAATTCCTCCTGCAAAAAAAGATGAATATTTTAGTGTGATACGTGAGTTAAAAAATCTGTTAAAAGCTGACGGGCTTGAAAGTTATTCTGTCTTTGAACTTAAAGGCAAAGCAAATAACTACCAGGAACAATACGTATTCAGTTCAGAACAGGCTTATGAAGATTTTGATGACAATCAGAATGAACGAATCAATATCCTCATCAGTAAACTGAATGATCTGACTACAGACAACTCGACAAAGTATACAACTCTCACAGAAGTGACCGGAATAGAATAAGAGAATGCGGCTACCTGAAATAGCCGCTATTCATTTTCTTTTTTTATGGTTATTGAATTGTCCTCAATTGAACAAATACCAAACTATTTTTCCAAAATAATTTTAACAGCAAGATGAATAAGAAACTGCACATACTTTATGTTGGCTCATTCTTCCTTGTGGGTATACTCGTAACCGTACTGCTTATAATAAACGGATATACATACTACAACACATCACTGGAAGAAAGATTTTTTCATCCGCAGAATGCCGCGCTTAAACCCAGCGGAGCGCTTGGTCATGGTCTCGGTATTATTGGTACTCTGATGATGATTGTGGGAGTATCTGTTTATATGCTTCGTAAAAGAGTCAGAAAATTTTTCGGACTTGGATACCTTAAACACTGGCTTGAGTTTCACATCTTCCTGTGTAGTGTGGGACCTGTACTTGTACTTTTTCATACTGCATTTAAATTCGGCGGAATTGTTTCTGTCAGTTTCTGGAGTATGGTTGCGGTTGTATTAAGCGGGGTTGCAGGCAGGTTCATATACATTCAGATACCGCGTTCAATACAGGGACAGGAGTTATCAGTTAAAGAACTAAGTAATATGAGTGATGAACTTAGCTTCAGGTTGAAAAGGGAATTTTCGATAAACGGAAGAATAGCTGAAAAACTGGAAAAAGCATTTACGATTAATGATCACGCAAATTTATCTCTTCTGGGTTCTATCTTGCTTGTGATTAAAGAATATTTTAGTATGCGCTCGGTTTTAAAAGATGTTAAAAACGATTTGAAACTTTTGAATATATCTCATCATAAGGAAAAACAAATACTGGCAATAACAAAATCCAAATTGAATTTGATGAGAAGAATTGGTATGCTGAAATCGATGCAGAAATTATTTAAGTACTGGCATATTGCACATTTACCGTTTGCCATATCGATGTTCGTTATAATGATAATTCACGTTGGTGTTACAATTGCATTTGGTTATAAATGGATTTTTTAGGAGTTAAAATGAAATTCAAACCTGTTTACTTTTATATTTTTATTTTAGTTGCTGCGGTAGCCGCTCTCGTATTATTTACGGGTAAAGACGATTCCGGTGATAGTAATGTTATGAACAAAGAGATGCCGATGGACGATGTTCATAAAAATTTGAATATGCCGGGAGGACAACAGCCCGGTAAAGAGAATGTTACACAAGATTATCAGAAACAGCTTGAAACTTTGAAAGCATCGTATGAAAAAAATCCCGACGACACATTAAAGATCAGGGAGTACGCTGACTTTCTTACTGCAGCACACAATCATTCAGAGGCACTTTCATTATATCAGAAAATAATCAGTAAAAATCCCAAGAGGACGGATATATACTTCTCCATCGCTTCCATTTACTATACTCAAAAAGATTTTAAGAAAAGTGAAGACGCCATAAATAATGTTCTTAAATATGACAGCAAAAATTTTGAAGCCAGGTATAATTTAGGTGCAATATCGGCATCACTTGGTGATAAAGAAAAAGCAAAACTTTTATGGGAAAAAATTGTTGAGGAAACTCCTGATTCGCCTATCGGTCAACTTGCCGAATCCTCATTAGATAGACTCTAGTTCAGTGTGTCAATAGTTCATACTAAGTATGAATTGAAATTATTTACATTGCTGCTGTAATTTTTGCAGGGTGTTATTGTTAATGTCATTGTTATTTGATTGATTCTTTTGTTGTCGGTTAGCATCATTTTTGAATTGTCATCTTTTCCGGAGTCGGGATTACTATAATTCAAAATTAATACAGAAGAATTCAAAATTATTTTCGGGGAAATGGAAGTAATAATAGAAAATATAATAGTATATGGTATCACATTTCTTCTGATTGCGCTCGTCATTTATATGTACCTGCGAAGAAACGCTGCCAAAAGTAAAACCAACCAGGAAAAAATTCTTAAAGCCAAAGAATCAGGATTTCATGAACCCGTTTCATTGCACCCGGTTGTCGATCCTGATAGTTGTATAGGAAGCGGTGCCTGTGTTGCTGCATGCCCGGAAAAAGATATTCTTGGTATTGTGAACGGGAAAGCAACAACAATAAATGCGTCAAGATGTGTTGGACATGGTGCATGTTTTCATGCCTGTCCCGTTCAGGCAATTACTTTATGTATTGGCACTGAGAAACGCGGGGTTGAACTGCCTCACATAAGCCAGGATTTTGAAACAAGTATTCCAGGACTTTTTATAGCAGGTGAACTTGGAGGAATGGGATTAATTAAAAATGCTGTTGAACAGGGTAAACAGGCAATGCAGCATCTTTCACAAAAAATAAAGAGATCACGTAACGCAGAGTATGATGTTATTATAGTTGGTGCCGGACCCGCGGGAATTTCAGCAACACTTAATGCCGTAAAACTAAATTTAAAATTCCTTACTCTTGAACAGGATAGTTTGGGCGGAACGGTTTATAATTTTCCCCGTGCAAAAATTGTTATGACCTCGCCTATGGATCTGCCTCTTCACGGCAAAGTAAAACTTTCTGAAACAACTAAAACTGAACTGCTTAATTTGTGGTATGAAGTGCTTGACAAAAATAAAATAAAAATCAATGAGCAGGAAAAAGTTGAAGCTATTGAAAAAACAGATGATTGTTTCATTGTAAAAACATCAAAGGGTACTTATAAATCAAACGGAGTTTTGCTTTCAATCGGCAGAAGAGGATCTCCAAGAAAACTTGGTGTGCCTGGTGAAGAGAAAGAAAAAGTTTCATACAGATTACTGGAACCCGAATTGATTCATGATCAGAACGTACTTGTTATCGGAGGTGGAGATTCAGCGGTAGAAGCTGCACTTCTTTTATCTGATGAAGGGAATCATGTTTCACTCGCATACCGCGGTGAATCATTTTCAAGGTTAAAGCCCAGAAACCTGGAAAAAATTGAATC
It includes:
- a CDS encoding T9SS type A sorting domain-containing protein, translating into MKKFFTPLVLFMLTALPVIAQDAAMTPTEIVTPVYMDETPSLTSMRMIAPQPRDRSWKNGVVPNMDGSARDKNKTPFDENLITDDPALQLIDGPIELDAPILNFDGINNLQGVYPPDTNGDVGPNHYVQSVNSSFAIWNKSGSLLFGPADLSVLWADIPGPWAGRNDGDPVILYDQLADRWLISQFSLPTFPNGPFYELIAISTTGDPTGSYYRYIYSFANMPDYPKFGVWPDGYYMSVNYFASGSTTYAGAGASIFERDSMLVGRPARLINFTFGSSGLEYSILPGDADGNILPPAGSPNYFFWHVDGTYYGGLDRLMYRSCTVNWITPLSSTMSAQVNLNVNAFDERMCNNSRNCIPQFGTTRGLDAFSGGLMHRTQYRNFGTYQTMVACHTIDVGSDRAGIRWYELRNTGSGWSVYQQGTFSPGTEHRWMGSIAMDGNGNIALGYSISSTAMYPSLRYTGRAFSDPLGTMTVAEQTIINGTGNQTGTASRWGDYSMMSIDPVDDATFWYTNEYIQTSGIANWRTRIASFQLATLNLNTPDGGERWAYNTLNTVLWSSFGINNLRLELSTNNGSTWSNVTGSTSATAGTFGFIAPDIPVETARIRISDVINNLMTDQSSNSFFMPTATFTTTPATGNSSTNFPGTGITFSGNVTSAASINVSYYRANNTSGLLPSGVAVASQYYWIISGSQMLFSNGKVSVPLAFLIGISNPNNLVWLKRETKGAPWQDIGGFINGSNLESDVPFSTFSEFAIGSSSGSDPLPVELSSLNALAKGRTIVLQWSTQSEINSFSFDVERLSGSENWVSVSKIPAGGNSNSPLNYSFTDKELNPGKYSYRLKMIDADGQFEYSQTVEAEILVPDEFALKQNYPNPFNPTTKISFNLPEESEVQLSVYNALGQKVIDLVNQQYPAGFYETDFNGSNLTSGIYFFTLNAQGLEGGTSYTQTRKMLLLK
- a CDS encoding S8 family serine peptidase; this encodes MLIRLLMRSLILIAICLIFISQSLLFAQTKLVETNEFFRGNQILPQSSSTEMMLSKSSLLSMRPELQKLSSDLVQLINPELLPAATTLEEHCNSFISMNALQLDLSKSSFTEQVNSGSVYAYIFLNSSTLNGLNQYSLSITDRDDKNNIVVAWIKISELEILSGDPQVKMIRTVIPPVLNTGSVTTQGDIIHRTSNVRSIFSYNGTGVNIGVVSDGVTNRSSSQGTGDLPADGSGLTVLNNSPGGNEGTAILEILHDVVPGSNLFFHGIGTNTVSFNNAITNLVNAGCKIIGDDIGWIDQPFFQDGTVASHIKSLINSNDIIYVTSAGNGAQSHYQGDFYPIPSQPTQHFFGQGDSTSGFYMYANVPANQNIRVVLQWNDQFGASSNDYDLYIYRINANNSFALVARSEGIQNGTQDPIEFINWTRGNNPAQSNDYAIIVNKYSGVAKNLEVFLYPSGSAFNYSNSIKPEDAIYGHAALNEVVSVGAVDQANPGVIEVFSSQGPSTITFPLAETRLTPKVVGTDFVSVTGAGGFPTSFGGTSAAMPHIQGVLAQAWSKAVTFNASQIKQVLFDWSFDLGSAGYDNIFGYGLADALEIFNNNPLPVELSSFSVSVKGDKNILTWKTETEINNYGFEVQRNIFHDSKKWGEWTKCGFVAGNGNSYKPVTYRFEDETVKSSTVKYRLKQIDTDGKISFSKEIEIKQQPDNFELSQNYPNPFNPTTMIEYSLPVQSDITISVYNLLGQLVTTLISDNQDPGYYQTTFDGERLSSGVYIYAIVVKPVDGSKAFSQTRKMQLIK
- a CDS encoding diaminopimelate epimerase — protein: MEKISFFKMSGAGNDFILIDKDKSPAFVLDAAAVKKLCDRHNGIGADGVISIENSTEKDFNMKYFNADGSTGSLCGNGARCAIYFAGMSNRLKNGRASFTSNSENYSGEVLANGNIKFNLNAPKKLKFNFKVKAADQLLNVSFANTGSPHVLININEILINPADPNSFYKSIDDVPILKIGKEIRYHQDFSPDGTNVNFIDIKDGKVIIRTYERGVESETLACGTGSVAAALIAFVNHKLKPPVTIVTRGGDELFVDFRVENKKVVDLSLTGPTKIIYTGELLLNNFF
- a CDS encoding tetratricopeptide repeat protein, which produces MKFKPVYFYIFILVAAVAALVLFTGKDDSGDSNVMNKEMPMDDVHKNLNMPGGQQPGKENVTQDYQKQLETLKASYEKNPDDTLKIREYADFLTAAHNHSEALSLYQKIISKNPKRTDIYFSIASIYYTQKDFKKSEDAINNVLKYDSKNFEARYNLGAISASLGDKEKAKLLWEKIVEETPDSPIGQLAESSLDRL
- a CDS encoding NAD(P)-binding domain-containing protein, with amino-acid sequence MEVIIENIIVYGITFLLIALVIYMYLRRNAAKSKTNQEKILKAKESGFHEPVSLHPVVDPDSCIGSGACVAACPEKDILGIVNGKATTINASRCVGHGACFHACPVQAITLCIGTEKRGVELPHISQDFETSIPGLFIAGELGGMGLIKNAVEQGKQAMQHLSQKIKRSRNAEYDVIIVGAGPAGISATLNAVKLNLKFLTLEQDSLGGTVYNFPRAKIVMTSPMDLPLHGKVKLSETTKTELLNLWYEVLDKNKIKINEQEKVEAIEKTDDCFIVKTSKGTYKSNGVLLSIGRRGSPRKLGVPGEEKEKVSYRLLEPELIHDQNVLVIGGGDSAVEAALLLSDEGNHVSLAYRGESFSRLKPRNLEKIESAANTKLVRVYFNTNIKEILDDKVILQVDDFEKEISNDLVYIFAGGELPTKFLEKIGITIAKKFGDAILKHNR